In the Gossypium raimondii isolate GPD5lz chromosome 9, ASM2569854v1, whole genome shotgun sequence genome, one interval contains:
- the LOC128032602 gene encoding uncharacterized mitochondrial protein AtMg00820-like → MDDPPVRGTRSIADIYQKCNVAIVEPSSFKEAMRNEHWKKAMEAEIDMIHKNDTWDLMVRPDQKKVIGVKWVFRAKFNSDGSLNKHKARLVVKGYSQQFGIDFVETFAPVARLDTIKLLFALAAQKQ, encoded by the coding sequence ATGGATGATCCTCCTGTGAGAGGGACCAGGTCCATTGCTGACATCTATCAAAAATGCAATGTGGCTATAGTTGAGCCTTCGAGCTTTAAAGAAGCCATGAGAAATGAGCATTGGAAGAAGGCCATGGAGGCTGAGATTGATATGATTCATAAAAATGACACTTGGGATCTAATGGTTAGACCTGATCAAAAGAAGGTCATAGGTGTCAAGTGGGTTTTTAGAGCCAAGTTTAATTCTGATGGCTCATTGAACAAACACAAGGCAAGGCTTGTTGTGAAAGGGTATAGCCAGCAGTTTGGCATTGATTTTGTGGAGACATTTGCTCCAGTAGCAAGGCTAGACACCATCAAGCTTCTGTTTGCCTTGGCTGCACAAAAGCAATAG